The Candidatus Nanohalococcus occultus genome contains a region encoding:
- a CDS encoding succinylglutamate desuccinylase/aspartoacylase domain-containing protein, translating to MKTRKVGVGDPELAVVGSIHGDEPCGKKAIEKFLDSEYEVQKPIKFLIANEKALEQNKRFLEADLNRSFPGDPESEKHEERLAAKIVDELEGLKILDIHSTRSQPTPYAAFGGMDDRTLDVVSSAGMKKACYFPEGSGSLNSVISGSVVEVGPQGTETAEKQAYEVLINFLAAEGIIDADYEKTDPLIVEKYETVSGGDWEFKATNFEKVEPGEVFAEHGTTQLTSTEGFYPVLMSTNGYELILGHKARKLGKASELQD from the coding sequence ATGAAGACAAGAAAAGTAGGAGTAGGAGACCCGGAGCTGGCTGTAGTAGGCTCCATACACGGGGATGAACCCTGTGGAAAGAAAGCGATAGAAAAATTCCTGGACAGCGAGTACGAGGTCCAGAAACCGATCAAGTTCCTCATCGCAAACGAAAAAGCGCTTGAACAGAACAAGAGATTTCTTGAAGCGGACCTAAACCGCAGCTTCCCAGGGGATCCGGAAAGTGAAAAACATGAGGAAAGACTTGCAGCAAAGATAGTAGATGAGCTGGAAGGCTTGAAGATCTTAGATATTCACTCCACTCGCTCCCAGCCAACTCCGTATGCGGCTTTCGGAGGGATGGATGACCGGACGCTTGATGTAGTCTCCTCGGCAGGAATGAAGAAAGCATGTTATTTTCCGGAAGGATCAGGATCTCTCAACAGTGTTATATCTGGATCGGTCGTGGAAGTCGGACCGCAGGGAACGGAAACTGCTGAAAAACAGGCTTACGAAGTCTTGATCAACTTTCTGGCGGCTGAAGGCATAATCGATGCTGACTACGAGAAGACGGATCCTCTGATCGTTGAAAAGTACGAGACCGTAAGCGGCGGCGACTGGGAGTTTAAGGCAACGAACTTCGAGAAAGTTGAGCCTGGAGAGGTTTTCGCAGAACACGGTACGACCCAGCTGACCTCGACGGAAGGTTTCTACCCTGTCTTGATGTCAACCAACGGCTACGAGCTGATACTTGGTCACAAGGCCCGGAAACTCGGTAAAGCCTCGGAGCTACAGGATTGA
- a CDS encoding tryptophan--tRNA ligase → MTDKEEYEVTPWDVEGNVNYNELIEKFGTERIDDEIREKIIEAAGEDHLYLRRDFIYSHRDMDKILEDYEEGEDFFLYTGIGPSGKMHIGHVISFYFTKWLQKAFDVNVYIQVTDDEKHWDRDMSFEEIDKNAKQNIREIAAVGFDPDKTFIFRNREYMGNMYDGVVKVAGKINNSTASAVFGFEGSTNIGMNFWPAIQCMPTFFENKRCLIPAAIDQDPYWRIQRDIAEKLGYYKTAAIHSKFIPALTGPDGKMSSSKPKTAIMLDDSPEEIEKKVKQNAFSGGGTTLEEHREKGADLSVDVSYQWLHNLLLEDDEQLEKIAREYSSGEMLTGEIKEILIEELQEFIGAHQERKENADELVQQMMYDGDLAQEMWDKKIDLEPGK, encoded by the coding sequence ATGACTGACAAAGAAGAGTATGAAGTAACTCCGTGGGATGTAGAGGGAAACGTTAACTACAACGAGCTGATCGAGAAATTCGGAACGGAAAGAATCGACGATGAGATCAGAGAAAAAATAATTGAGGCAGCGGGAGAAGATCACCTCTACCTCCGCAGAGACTTCATATACTCCCACAGAGACATGGATAAGATACTGGAAGATTATGAGGAAGGAGAGGACTTTTTCCTATACACCGGTATCGGACCCAGCGGAAAGATGCATATCGGCCACGTAATATCCTTTTACTTCACCAAGTGGCTGCAGAAAGCCTTCGATGTCAACGTCTACATCCAGGTAACCGACGATGAGAAACACTGGGACAGGGACATGAGCTTCGAAGAGATCGATAAAAACGCAAAACAAAACATCAGAGAGATCGCAGCGGTCGGCTTCGATCCGGACAAGACCTTCATCTTCCGGAACCGCGAATACATGGGTAACATGTACGATGGAGTTGTCAAGGTCGCAGGCAAGATCAACAACTCGACGGCAAGCGCCGTATTCGGCTTTGAAGGATCTACAAACATAGGAATGAACTTCTGGCCGGCCATCCAGTGTATGCCGACCTTTTTCGAGAACAAGAGATGTTTGATACCGGCAGCTATCGATCAGGATCCGTACTGGAGAATACAGAGAGATATCGCAGAGAAACTAGGTTACTACAAGACCGCTGCGATCCACTCAAAGTTCATACCGGCCCTTACAGGTCCTGACGGGAAGATGAGTTCATCGAAGCCTAAAACAGCTATCATGCTCGATGACTCGCCGGAAGAGATCGAGAAAAAGGTAAAGCAGAATGCTTTCTCAGGCGGCGGAACCACGCTTGAAGAACACAGAGAAAAGGGTGCGGACTTATCGGTAGATGTATCCTATCAGTGGCTTCACAACCTGCTGTTAGAAGATGATGAACAGTTGGAGAAGATCGCAAGAGAGTACTCTTCCGGGGAGATGCTGACAGGCGAGATAAAGGAGATTCTGATCGAAGAGCTACAGGAGTTCATCGGCGCACACCAGGAACGGAAGGAAAATGCCGATGAGCTGGTTCAGCAGATGATGTACGATGGGGATCTAGCCCAAGAAATGTGGGATAAAAAGATCGATCTAGAGCCTGGAAAATAG